From one Solea solea chromosome 15, fSolSol10.1, whole genome shotgun sequence genomic stretch:
- the etaa1b gene encoding ewing's tumor-associated antigen 1, which translates to MPGTTTTPVCKDLHSPQRKGWSMYLGLNNGDSPGDAETSQDIIWDPTSPTPANAGAGMKNTRVVEISDIANRIAPKGIKPKATDSSLLQWIGDSAVPCTPEVSEPRVKRRSRQSSVEDLMKLAKQFDKNMQQDEEISEHLNTVNSNHKECVNTSKFKPTETSFRGDVKDLKCPSSSDQVEAELHALFDSSTQKVSGPLSQGSSVSACSQELKKLPTTTTLAEPQQLELKLAHKSRSAAQAAEGKGSCDDFDDDWENDDLLNDSFVLALTQNPDQQQDTNPTNTFQPNTKINAAHSTSVCKPSADTNSSHQRSDLRSNPSCSLIQKLCPKPKTTNRSTFKLESNPHFKLQTAAKEAPKSSCTVTRAKPQMSEQKSVSTKRLTTPQPDKIANDQRGACVAADSIKDISDGLWDEWDDDALLQVCDSVERISNSQPQQVSPSSCQAKEDTAVERQRKTTAPVPIGKAWSTKAGASSNQQSPRAFARSNSLPGTSSGTVNYQGWNIEMKGANKKSGMSQSLPGSRVSLGTFNQCRDSSGTVLAVNVDMKPHTVTTRATEKSHHTAFKRNVSDSAAISSKVFVTSQMAGKCSAAEIERKKQEALARRRLRMQNASKP; encoded by the exons ATGCCTGGGACCACAACAACACCCGTGTGTAAAG atttgcacaGTCCTCAGCGCAAAGGCTGGAGCATGTACCTAGGCCTGAATAATGGAGACTCTCCAGGTGATGCGGAAACATCGCAAGACATTATCTGGGATCCGACCTCTCCCACTCCAGCAAACGCAG gCGCTGGGATGAAAAACACCAGAGTTGTGGAGATATCAGATATTGCCAACCGCATTGCCCCAAAG GGCATAAAACCGAAAGCAACTGACTCATCTCTGCTGCAGTGGATCGGTGACAGTGCTGTCCCTTGCACACCAGAGGTTTCAGAGCCAAGAGTCAAGAGGAGGTCTCG GCAGAGCAGTGTAGAGGACCTAATGAAACTGGCCAAGCAGTTTGACAAGAACATGCAGCAAGACGAGGAGATTTCCGAGCATCTCAACACTGTCAACAGTAACCACAAAGAATGTGTGAACACTTCCAAATTTAAGCCAACAGAGACATCATTCCGTGGCGACGTGAAAGACCTGAAGTGTCCTTCCTCGTCGGATCAGGTGGAGGCAGAGTTGCACGCTCTGTTTGACTCTTCCACTCAGAAAGTCAGTGGCCCGCTCAGCCAGGGCTCCTCTGTGTCAGCCTGCTCACAGGAATTAAAAAAACTGCCCACGACTACAACCTTAGCTGAGCCCCAACAATTGGAGCTCAAGTTAGCTCACAAGTCCAGATCAGCTGCACAAGCTGCTGAAGGAAAGGGATCTTGTGATGACTTTGACGATGATTGGGAGAATGATGACCTACTTAATGACTCCTTTGTGCTGGCATTGACCCAGAATCCTGACCAGCAACAGGACACCAACCCGACAAACACTTTTCAGCCCAACACTAAGATAAATGCTGCACATTCGACCTCTGTTTGTAAACCGAGTGCAGACACAAACTCTTCCCATCAACGCTCAGACCTGCGCTCTAACCCAAGCTGCAGTTTAATCCAGAAACTGTGCCCCAAACCAAAGACGACCAACCGAAGCACTTTCAAGTTAGAGTCCAACCCACACTTCAAGTTGCAGACGGCTGCCAAAGAGGCTCCCAAGTCCAGCTGCACTGTAACACGAGCTAAACCACAAATGTCCGAACAGAAATCTGTTTCCACAAAGAGGCTGACTACTCCTCAACCTGACAAGATCGCTAATGATCAGCGGGGGGCTTGTGTAGCTGCAGACTCAATTAAAGACATTTCAGACGGCTTATGGGACGAATGGGACGACGATGCGCTGCTCcaggtgtgtgacagtgtggagCGAATCTCCAACAGTCAGCCACAGCAAGTGAGCCCCAGTAGCTGCCAAGCGAAGGAAGATACTGCTGTAGAGAGACAGCGAAAAACAACCGCACCCGTGCCAATCGGCAAGGCCTGGTCAACAAAAGCAGGTGCCAGTAGCAACCAACAGTCCCCACGTGCTTTTGCGCGTTCTAACTCACTACCTGGGACCAGCAGTGGAACTGTGAATTATCAGGGATGGAACATTGAAATGAAAGGTGCCAACAAGAAGTCAGGGATGTCTCAGAGCCTCCCAGGAAGCCGCGTCAGTCTGGGCACATTTAACCAGTGCAGGGATTCCTCTGGAACTGTGCTGGCCGTGAATGTGGATATGAAGCCACATACAGTGACAACCAGGGCGACAGAGAAGTCCCATCACACAGCCTTCAAGAGAAATGTGTCCGACTCAGCAGCAATAAGCAGCAAAG TTTTTGTCACAAGCCAGATGGCGGGGAAGTGCTCTGCAGCTGAGATTGAGAGGAAGAAACAGGAAGCTTTGGCCAGGAGGCGACTGCGGATGCAGAATGCCTCCAAACCATGA